In Sodalis ligni, a single genomic region encodes these proteins:
- a CDS encoding Ig-like domain-containing protein: MLTGEPGSNTSSTRIGVLPVAAEITAANLNATKNDSIANGSDYNKARAKATDAAGTPVAGQTVTFTATTAAGGTFHVVTPGINEGMRRASSITDINAQFSSFSMLIQPSFIQGG; encoded by the coding sequence GTGCTTACCGGTGAACCGGGCTCCAATACCTCCTCCACCCGTATCGGGGTATTGCCCGTCGCGGCGGAAATTACCGCCGCCAACCTTAATGCCACTAAAAATGATTCCATTGCCAACGGCAGCGATTACAACAAGGCGCGGGCCAAGGCCACCGATGCCGCCGGCACTCCTGTGGCCGGGCAAACGGTGACCTTTACCGCCACCACAGCCGCCGGCGGCACCTTCCATGTCGTCACGCCGGGTATCAATGAAGGAATGAGGAGGGCTTCAAGTATTACGGATATCAACGCCCAATTTTCTTCTTTTAGCATGTTAATACAACCGAGTTTCATACAGGGGGGATAG
- a CDS encoding Ig-like domain-containing protein — protein sequence MVWITLVFQFLFPISIAFSPAIAAAIKPQTIIATQPYVLGPGESPFSVAHKYHLSVDELKKFNQFRTFSKPFEQSGVGDEIDVPLNVADFSAHDPVSKPQDPSLGNFGGMSVFNAQPSAGNGIFTTDGNSVGAPAPADQNREAANAMLRSAATGEIGQKAQQWLNQFGTARVQLNVNDDFHLDGSAFDLLVPLYDKPNEMLFSQWGYRNKDSRNTINIGAGARTWLGSWMYGMNAFYDEDITAHNRRFGMGLEAWRDYLKLSANNYFRLSDWRESRDLEDYNERPANGFDIRAEAYLPSYPQLGGKLIFEQYRGDNVALFGKDNLQNNPYAVTLGVNYTPISLVTLGVDYRQGKGDMNDTTFNLQMNYRLGASWQSQISADGVASLRTLAGNRYDLVDRNYDIVLQYQKQQVIELRLPDHVTGYEGDPLTVTAQVTSKYALDHIDWNDAEIIAAGGKVTQAGQNTLTVTLPPYQHAGAATNLYNLSAVAYDVRKNASNTASTRIEVLPVAAQITAANLNATKNDAIANGSDYNEVRAKVTDAAGNPVAGQTVTFTATNGATVTTVTGTTGADGFAIATLTNLRAGTSVVTATLNGVSRSVNTNFNADPSTAKVTLSVVRTGVVANGTATNEVSALVEDANGNKLAGQRVTFTATLGTVTEVINPTGADGIATATLTSLKDGSSTVTATLTNGNSQGKDVTFIADAATARLELTVENSGATADGINRNEVRAHVTDANGNNLAGQTVNFTVAAPALLFSTTNPTDAGGIVTATFISKSPGTMAVTATLSNGNSRAENIVFVPDTVTAKVVLTVIHTGAAANGTATNEVSAHVTDALGNDLVGQSVTFTANDVDISPVVLVTGAGGTVSATFTSHKAGSSTVVATLTNGNNASKDIEFIADTATARVVLTVVHTGAVADGIDTNEVSALVEDANGNKLAGQTVNFTVTAPALLLTTTNPTDAGGIVTATFNSTSSGTMAVTATLSNGNNASKNIDFIADIATARVVLTVIHTGAVANGAATNEVSAHVTDALGNDLEGQSVTFTANDVDISPVMLTTGVGGTVSATFTSHKAGSSTVVATLTNGNNASKNIEFIADTATARVVLTVVHTGAVADGIDTNEVSALVEDANGNKLAEQNVAFTATNGAIATAVINPTGPDGIATATLVSETEGDSVVTAQLAGGVSATQTVNFARNIFIVSITVTENNGMSNGSDPNYANILVHDAAGNPLQNALITVSGSAATGTFRFVVPTAGGTTTSGATGADGILRVQYTNSYVSSTTLTARATNGTELTATGGNFRLPNLTMLPLVDTAPADNITPASVIIKLTSFRDGSPVVGTHLNFTAGRYVAGTPEFTPATMRESSGITDDEGQATAYVISPAPTNLVYVIVQMADFNDGGQGVANRPIYPGSDLTFE from the coding sequence ATGGTATGGATCACCCTTGTTTTCCAATTTTTGTTTCCTATCAGTATTGCATTTTCGCCGGCCATTGCCGCCGCGATAAAACCGCAAACCATTATTGCAACCCAGCCTTATGTCCTGGGGCCGGGTGAATCTCCGTTTTCCGTTGCGCACAAATATCATCTCAGCGTGGATGAACTCAAAAAATTTAATCAATTCCGGACATTCTCCAAGCCTTTCGAACAATCAGGTGTCGGGGATGAAATCGACGTTCCGCTGAATGTCGCTGATTTTTCCGCCCACGACCCGGTATCTAAACCCCAAGATCCCTCTTTGGGCAACTTCGGCGGAATGTCTGTCTTCAATGCGCAACCGTCCGCCGGTAACGGCATATTCACCACAGACGGCAATTCCGTCGGCGCTCCCGCGCCGGCGGATCAAAACCGCGAGGCCGCCAACGCCATGCTCCGTTCCGCCGCCACCGGGGAAATAGGTCAGAAAGCCCAGCAATGGCTTAACCAATTCGGTACCGCCCGGGTACAGCTAAACGTTAATGATGACTTTCATCTGGACGGCAGCGCGTTCGATTTGTTGGTGCCGCTGTATGACAAACCCAACGAAATGCTGTTTAGCCAGTGGGGTTACCGAAATAAAGACAGCCGCAACACCATTAATATCGGCGCCGGCGCCCGTACCTGGCTAGGGAGCTGGATGTACGGCATGAACGCTTTTTATGACGAGGATATTACCGCCCATAACCGCCGGTTCGGCATGGGCCTGGAAGCCTGGCGGGATTATCTTAAACTTTCCGCCAATAATTATTTCCGGCTTTCCGACTGGCGCGAGTCAAGGGATTTGGAAGATTATAATGAACGCCCCGCCAATGGATTTGATATCCGTGCCGAGGCGTATTTACCCTCTTATCCTCAGTTGGGGGGCAAATTGATTTTCGAACAATACCGCGGCGATAACGTGGCGCTGTTCGGCAAGGACAATCTGCAAAATAATCCCTACGCCGTGACCCTTGGCGTGAACTACACCCCCATCAGCCTGGTCACCCTTGGCGTCGATTATCGCCAGGGCAAAGGCGATATGAACGACACCACCTTCAACCTGCAGATGAATTACCGGCTCGGGGCATCCTGGCAGTCGCAAATTAGTGCCGACGGCGTGGCGTCGCTCCGGACGCTGGCCGGCAACCGCTACGATCTGGTGGATCGCAACTATGATATTGTATTGCAATACCAGAAACAGCAGGTGATTGAGCTCAGGCTGCCGGACCATGTCACCGGCTATGAAGGAGATCCGCTGACGGTCACCGCCCAGGTCACCTCGAAATACGCCCTGGATCATATCGATTGGAATGACGCGGAAATCATCGCCGCCGGTGGTAAGGTCACGCAAGCGGGACAAAACACCCTCACTGTCACCTTGCCGCCCTATCAGCACGCCGGCGCCGCCACCAACCTGTATAACCTGAGCGCGGTGGCTTACGACGTCAGAAAGAATGCCTCCAATACCGCCTCCACCCGTATCGAGGTATTGCCCGTCGCGGCGCAAATCACCGCCGCCAACCTCAATGCCACTAAAAACGATGCCATTGCCAACGGCAGCGATTACAACGAGGTACGGGCCAAGGTTACCGATGCGGCCGGTAATCCGGTGGCCGGGCAAACGGTGACCTTTACCGCCACCAACGGCGCTACGGTCACCACGGTTACCGGCACCACCGGGGCGGACGGCTTCGCCATCGCCACCCTTACCAATCTGCGCGCCGGCACCAGCGTGGTCACCGCCACCCTGAACGGCGTAAGCCGTTCGGTTAACACAAACTTTAACGCTGACCCGTCTACCGCGAAAGTGACGCTATCGGTGGTACGCACCGGCGTGGTGGCCAACGGCACCGCCACCAACGAGGTCAGCGCTTTAGTGGAAGATGCCAACGGTAATAAGCTGGCCGGGCAAAGAGTGACCTTTACCGCGACCCTCGGCACCGTCACGGAGGTCATCAACCCCACCGGCGCGGACGGCATCGCCACCGCCACCCTCACCAGCCTCAAGGACGGTTCCAGCACGGTCACCGCCACGCTGACCAACGGCAACAGCCAGGGAAAAGACGTCACGTTTATCGCTGACGCCGCCACCGCGCGCCTTGAACTGACTGTGGAGAACAGCGGCGCGACGGCCGACGGCATTAATCGCAACGAGGTTCGGGCCCACGTCACCGATGCCAACGGCAATAATCTGGCCGGACAAACCGTCAACTTTACCGTCGCCGCCCCCGCTCTGCTTTTTTCGACCACCAATCCAACCGACGCGGGGGGCATCGTCACCGCCACCTTTATCAGCAAAAGCCCCGGCACCATGGCGGTCACCGCTACCCTGAGCAACGGCAACAGCCGGGCGGAGAATATCGTTTTTGTACCCGATACCGTCACCGCGAAGGTGGTACTGACCGTAATTCACACCGGCGCGGCGGCCAACGGCACCGCCACCAATGAGGTCAGCGCCCATGTTACCGATGCCTTGGGTAATGATCTTGTGGGACAATCCGTCACCTTTACCGCCAATGACGTCGATATCAGCCCGGTGGTGCTTGTCACCGGCGCCGGCGGCACGGTGAGTGCCACTTTCACCAGCCATAAGGCGGGCAGCAGTACGGTGGTCGCCACCCTGACCAACGGCAACAATGCCAGTAAAGATATTGAATTTATCGCCGACACCGCCACCGCACGGGTCGTGCTGACCGTGGTGCACACCGGCGCCGTGGCTGACGGCATCGACACCAACGAGGTCAGCGCCCTGGTGGAAGACGCCAACGGCAACAAGCTGGCCGGGCAAACCGTCAACTTCACCGTCACCGCCCCCGCTCTGCTTCTTACGACCACCAATCCAACCGACGCGGGGGGCATCGTCACCGCCACCTTTAACAGTACAAGCTCCGGCACCATGGCGGTCACCGCAACCCTGAGCAACGGCAATAATGCCAGTAAAAATATCGACTTTATTGCCGACATCGCCACCGCACGGGTCGTGCTGACCGTGATTCACACCGGCGCCGTGGCCAACGGTGCCGCCACCAATGAGGTCAGCGCCCACGTTACCGATGCCTTGGGTAATGATCTTGAGGGACAATCCGTCACCTTTACCGCCAATGACGTCGATATCAGCCCGGTGATGCTTACTACCGGCGTCGGCGGCACGGTGAGTGCCACTTTCACCAGCCATAAGGCGGGCAGCAGTACGGTGGTCGCCACCCTGACCAACGGCAACAATGCCAGTAAAAATATTGAATTTATCGCCGACACCGCCACCGCACGGGTCGTGCTGACCGTGGTGCACACCGGCGCCGTGGCTGACGGCATCGACACCAACGAGGTCAGCGCCCTGGTGGAAGACGCCAACGGCAACAAGCTGGCCGAGCAAAACGTTGCCTTTACCGCCACCAATGGCGCCATTGCTACCGCGGTCATTAATCCCACCGGCCCGGACGGCATCGCTACCGCGACCCTGGTCAGCGAGACGGAAGGCGACAGCGTGGTGACCGCGCAATTAGCCGGCGGCGTATCCGCCACACAAACCGTCAACTTCGCGCGTAATATCTTTATCGTCAGCATTACCGTGACGGAAAATAACGGTATGTCCAACGGCTCGGACCCCAACTATGCCAATATATTGGTGCACGACGCCGCCGGTAATCCATTGCAAAATGCCCTGATAACCGTAAGCGGCAGCGCCGCCACGGGGACATTCAGATTCGTTGTCCCCACCGCCGGAGGAACAACCACTTCCGGAGCCACCGGCGCGGATGGTATTCTCCGGGTGCAATACACCAATAGCTATGTCAGCTCCACCACCCTGACCGCCCGCGCCACCAACGGCACGGAGCTTACCGCCACCGGCGGGAATTTCAGGCTGCCCAACTTGACCATGCTACCCCTGGTTGACACGGCACCGGCGGATAACATCACACCCGCCAGCGTAATTATCAAATTGACGTCTTTTCGTGACGGCTCGCCGGTAGTCGGTACCCACTTGAACTTTACCGCTGGACGTTATGTTGCAGGCACACCAGAATTTACCCCTGCTACTATGCGGGAGAGTAGCGGAATAACCGATGATGAAGGACAAGCGACCGCATATGTGATAAGCCCCGCCCCCACCAATTTGGTCTATGTCATCGTGCAAATGGCTGACTTTAACGATGGCGGGCAGGGTGTGGCCAACCGCCCTATTTATCCGGGTTCTGACCTAACCTTTGAATGA
- a CDS encoding DUF1003 domain-containing protein has translation MQAAYPAPAIMMSQKREGEVDRYRAEIASNVNVKTDLEMYALHDKIDYLEGDIVNSLKEQLAHISRQLEEL, from the coding sequence TTGCAGGCCGCGTATCCCGCCCCTGCCATCATGATGAGTCAGAAGAGGGAAGGGGAAGTGGATCGCTACCGTGCTGAAATCGCCTCCAATGTCAACGTGAAAACCGATTTGGAAATGTATGCGCTGCACGACAAGATTGACTATCTGGAAGGGGATATTGTTAACTCTCTCAAAGAGCAATTGGCGCATATTTCACGCCAGTTGGAAGAACTGTAG
- a CDS encoding LysR family transcriptional regulator, with translation MILLSKTLRYFIVTAQEQSIRMAALILCITPSPLCRTIKIFELNLGHKLFTRTNNGLKLTNYGRDLYATLLPLYQEICEIEKKVIKKTHQIQSGKSSLKIGLDHRDYSYLSPFLSSPVFKDTKTISHWNILLLMRQILETFLIKVCVRYFYPEKIQCPPGLLHQALSTDIIMLAVKSDLKTEDYSQNELL, from the coding sequence ATGATTCTATTATCTAAGACATTAAGATATTTTATAGTTACCGCACAAGAGCAATCCATAAGAATGGCGGCGCTTATACTTTGCATTACTCCGTCTCCTCTTTGCCGGACAATTAAAATTTTTGAATTGAACCTGGGGCATAAATTATTTACCCGAACCAACAATGGCTTAAAACTCACTAATTATGGACGTGATCTGTATGCAACTTTACTTCCATTATACCAGGAAATTTGTGAAATTGAAAAGAAAGTGATTAAAAAGACTCATCAAATTCAGAGTGGTAAATCAAGTTTAAAAATAGGACTTGATCATCGTGACTATTCGTATTTATCACCTTTCTTATCTTCACCAGTGTTTAAGGACACAAAAACAATATCTCATTGGAATATTTTACTTCTGATGAGACAGATATTGGAGACATTCTTAATAAAGGTTTGTGTCAGATATTTTTACCCAGAAAAGATTCAATGTCCGCCGGGATTATTACACCAAGCATTGTCAACAGACATCATCATGCTGGCGGTTAAAAGCGATCTTAAGACTGAAGACTATAGCCAAAACGAACTTTTATGA
- a CDS encoding TetR/AcrR family transcriptional regulator, which produces MARASHKEKILTVGMQVVHAHGFAGASVRDIVQAAGVPQGSFTNHFASKEAFGLEVIDLYFANARKTISETLRNDQLPPLQRLRAYIDAGIDRLNKNHMRDGCLLGNFAAEASGWSEPIRQRLNDVFDEIQQSLAYCLRAAVKAGELDAHLDSEEMAGFIVSSLQGANLLAKAQLNPAPGERFRDLLFSAILPRIHAAKASL; this is translated from the coding sequence ATGGCTAGAGCATCTCATAAAGAAAAAATCCTGACCGTCGGCATGCAGGTCGTCCATGCACATGGCTTTGCCGGTGCGAGCGTAAGGGATATCGTCCAGGCGGCAGGTGTTCCCCAAGGGTCGTTTACTAACCATTTCGCTTCTAAGGAAGCGTTCGGGCTGGAAGTAATCGACCTTTACTTCGCCAATGCCCGCAAGACCATCAGCGAAACGCTGCGTAATGACCAACTGCCGCCGCTGCAACGTTTGCGTGCCTATATTGACGCCGGTATCGACAGGCTTAATAAAAACCATATGCGCGACGGGTGTCTGCTTGGCAATTTCGCCGCCGAAGCCAGCGGCTGGAGCGAGCCCATCAGGCAGCGGTTAAATGACGTATTCGACGAGATCCAGCAATCCTTGGCTTATTGCCTGCGCGCCGCGGTTAAAGCCGGCGAACTGGATGCGCATCTGGACAGTGAAGAAATGGCGGGATTTATAGTCTCATCGCTCCAAGGCGCCAATCTGCTGGCGAAAGCCCAGCTTAACCCCGCACCGGGGGAACGCTTCAGGGACCTGCTGTTTTCGGCGATATTGCCTCGGATCCATGCCGCGAAAGCGTCGCTGTAA